The Vicia villosa cultivar HV-30 ecotype Madison, WI linkage group LG1, Vvil1.0, whole genome shotgun sequence genome includes a region encoding these proteins:
- the LOC131644838 gene encoding protein MAIN-LIKE 2-like isoform X2: protein MNAPDPLIVDYVKRAGFGEVMNLTHTSVDMKFILALCERWRPETHTFHLPMGECTVTLEDVYMLLGLKTNGKAVYGNVQQPNALCVELLGVDLIEGEGQQRGRGQGIKLAGLQLAYAGLQLDQFSDEETILQKTRMYIMLLFGKFLFPEGTGNSVNFMYLCLLGDIDAIKTYSWGSAVLAYLYSSLCKCAKKDSCTFSGCAFLLQAWAWWRMPVLAPANPNSYAFPYASRFNALGMDWSKTPDSKIIFYRQILDRLGPQDVIPLKMSIF from the exons atgaatgctcctgaccctttgattgtggactacgttaaacgtgcgggatttggtgaggtaatgaacttaacacatacctcagttgatatgaagtttatattagcattgtgtgagcgttggaggcctgagactcatacttttcaccttccaatgggtgaatgtaccgtcactctagaggacgtgtacatgttattgggtctcaaaacaaatggaaaggcagtgtatggaaatgtccaacaaccaaacgccctatgcgtcgaattgttgggtgtggatttaatagagggtgaggggcaacaaaggggtaggggccaaggtataaagcttgctGGCCTTCAGCTAGCTTATGCTGGGCTTCAATTGGATCAGTTTTCTGACGAAGAAACTATACTGCAGAAAACTAggatgtatattatgttgttgtttggtaagtttctatttcccgaaggcacgggaaatagtgttaattttatgtacttgtgtttacttggggacattgatgcaataaagacatatagttggggttcggctgtgttggcatacctatatagttccttgtgcaaatgtgcaaaaaaggatagttgtacatttagtggatgtgcattcttgctacaagcatgggcatggtggagaatgccggtattggcccctgcaaatccaaacagttacgccttcccttacgcttcaag gttcaatgcactcggaatggattggtccaaaacgcctgattccaaaatcattttctaccGCCAAATATTAGATCGACTAGGACCCCAAGATGTAATACCTCTAAAAATGTCCATTttctaa
- the LOC131644838 gene encoding developmental and secondary metabolism regulator VEL1-like isoform X1 yields the protein MFLKITIFYILKLILFALQFIWRPYLELDHVPDLDEAAIWTAKSPIIRFTTVEMHPSDRVKLQFGMHQGIPDPPEPDCLGRWHLAKVSEQWYVENYKSFAIDQRKIWARRSKTVLEFPVAPGEMKPTVDYVNWYRSVTNPEMIVSAPFYLADPRAQPPYFGGQQQPPPNYHQQQQQPPPPNYQQQQQPPPNYQQQHYPQQHQQQQSYHQQPMQPQTPFYQQHSQQLHQFFPSQTQPQNQQFHVGSSSRSHFQEFHAGSSSRSPPMTPDMGIEEEYPQYTTFDQHTSQYPNQQFDLNTPPQPLYFNQTGSTTNFQNFQAAPTRRNFNPPRQSFDSAAGTRLSYGGNSIGQDVEDPGFIEGPSTLAQDEPNRGGRRRRNRGALPTRDPSTRPIRQPQCGSYHGPRGAQ from the coding sequence atgtttttaaaaataactatcttctatattttgaaattaatattatttgctttgcaatttatttggcgtccttacttggaattggaccacgtacccgaccttgacgaggcggctatttggacagcaaaatcacccatcatacggttcaccactgtggagatgcacccgagtgaccgtgtcaagctccaattcggcatgcatcaaggtatccctgacccacctgagcctgactgtttgggacgttggcatcttgcgaaggttagcgaacagtggtacgtTGAAAATTACAAGTCGTTTGCTATAGAtcagcgtaaaatatgggctcgtcgatcaaaaacggttctagaatttcctgtggcgccgggagaaatgaagccaactgttgactatgtaaactggtacagatcggtcacaaatcctgaaatgattgtgtctgcccctttctatttagctgacccgcgagcacaacctccatattttggaggacaacaacaaccaccaccaaattaccaccaacaacaacaacaaccaccgccaccaaattaccaacaacaacaacaaccaccaccaaattaccaacaacaacattacccacaacaacaccaacaacaacaaagttaccaccaacaaccaatgcaaccacaaacacctttttaccaacaacattcccaacaactccaccagttttttccatcccaaactcaaccacaaaatcaacAATTCCATGTAGGGAGCTCTTCTAGATCACATTTCCAAGAATTCCATGCGGGGagctcttcaagatcaccaccaatgacccccgacatgggcatagaagaagaatacccgcaataCACCACATTCGACCAACACACATCACAGTACCCCAACCAACAATTTGACCTCAACACACCgccacaaccattgtattttaaccaaaccggatccaccaccaacttccaaaacttccaggccgcacccactaggagGAATTTCAACCCGCCTAGACaaagcttcgacagcgccgcgggcacccgcctatcctatggagggaattctataggtcaagatgttgaagacccaggtttcattgaggggccgtcgactctggcacaagacgaaccaaatagaggggggcgtcgtcGCAGGAATAGGGGGGCATTACCAACTCGTGACCCGTCTACACGACCCATTAGGCAACCTCAAtgtggatcgtaccatggtccacgtggcgcgcaataa
- the LOC131644837 gene encoding uncharacterized protein LOC131644837 has protein sequence MASTSQFKVRVHMNGETYHCDTNGFLFRNTNSTRFALNRQSDFSYLKRKIESKIREQVSQIFYRQPLLQPNNSVIFCQSQITTDLEVQNMFLTHEYFGYDYLELYIVVEQNAPSQNIQSQDIDPVVDDEQQPEHVIDEETDIEDVVDELVNRESEDEGDEEVPVTDRVPDTHAYSPPAHFTTLNLGEDEPSSDMFYNPYMRSSEELKEGDTFCSKDDCLLAIKNWHLSNCVDFKADRSNPERVTIACKNPECGYMLKASFRKKFNAWVIRSISQAHTCVTTNMAQDHRKLSHDMICHTIIPLVETDPSLKVKTINSHCVSVFKYRPSYRKAWLAKQKAIEKVYGNWEESYQQLPRYLAALQLYSPGTVSILETLPAQSQDGTPLEDNGIFHRLFWAFRPCIVGFGFCKPIIQIDGTWLYGKYKGTLLMAVAQDGNSNIFPIAFALVEGETATAWGFFLKNLRARVAPQPNLCLISDRHASIDSAYNNPANGWHNPPSKHVYCISHIAQNFMREIKDKFLKNHLVNAGYALNQPGFQYYRREIALTNPDAGRWIDSIDRARWTRSYDDGARWGHMTTNLVESMNGVFKGIRNLPVTAIVSATYFRMATLFATRGNRWNSVLQTQQVYSDVCMKYIQQESAKGNTHRVTEFDRHGHTFSVKETIDHNQGLPRQEYRVNIPGRWCDCGQFQAYRMPCSDVLAACSHTHFDALSLVSEIYKVSTFLNVYDNYFPVVAMEAYWPVYKGKTVWHNDLMRRNKSGRPNSRRIRTEMDVTEKMQRKCSICREVGHNRTKCPNRGSSSTT, from the coding sequence atggcatccacctcgcagttcaaagttcgtgttcatatgaatggtgagacataccactgcgacacaaacggttttctatttagaaacacaaactcaacacgttttgctctaaatagacaatcagatttctcttatctaaaaaggaaaatcgaatccaaaataagagaacAAGTGTCTCAAATTTTTTACCGACAACCCCTTCTTCAACCTAACAACTCAGTCATATTTTGTCAATCACAGATAacaactgacttagaggttcaaaacatgttcctcacccatgagtattttggttatgattatctggaactgtacatagtggttgaacaaaatgctccttcgcaaaatattcagtcacaagatattgatcctgttgttgatgacgaacaacaacccgaacatgtcattgacgaagaaactgatatagaagatgttgttgatgagttggtgaaTCGTGAATCCGAAGATGAAGGTGACGAAGAAGTTCCAGTAACGGATCGAGTTCCGGATACACATGCATATTCACCTCCGGCACATTTCACAACGCTTAATTTAGGAGAGGACGAGCCATCGtccgatatgttctacaatccatatatgaggtcaagcgaggagttaaaagagggtgacacgttttgttcgaaggatgattgtctgttggctataaaaaattggcacttaTCAAATTGTGTTGACTTTAAAGCCGATCGATCAAATCCAGAGAGAGTCACTATTGCATGCAAAAACCCGGAAtgtggatacatgctgaaggcatcattcagaaagaagtttaacgcgtgggtgatacgttcgatatctcaagcccacacctgcgtcaccactaacatggcgcaagatcatcgaaaactcagtcatgacatgatatgtcataccatcattcctctggtcgaaactgacccatccctgaaggtgaagacaattaattctcattgcgtttctgtgttcaaatacagaccttcgtacagaaaggcttggttagcgaaacagaaagcaattgaaaaagtctacggcaactgggaggaatcgtaccaacaacttcctcgatacctggctgcactgcaattatattcacctgggactgttagtatattggagacactgccggcacagtcccaggacggaacccctctcgaagataatggaatcttccatagactattctgggcgtttcgaccatgcatcgtcggttttggtttttgcaagccgattattcaaattgatggaacgtggctgtatgggaaatacaagggaactttgttgatggcggtcgcgcaggatggaaatagcaacatttttccaatagcctttgctttggtagaaggagaaacagctactgcttggggtttctttctgaagaatcttcgagctagagtcgctccacaacctaatctttgtttgatttctgacaggcacgcttctattgacagcgcatacaacaatccggcaaatggttggcacaaccctccgtctaagcatgtctactgtattagccatatagcacagaattttatgagagagatcaaggataaatttttgaagaaccacttggtgaacgcggggtatgccttaaaccaacctggatttcaatactaccgccgagaaatagcgttgacaaatccagatgcagggaggtggattgacagcattgatagagcaagatggactaggtcatacgacgatggggctaggtggggccacatgactacaaatcttgtggaatcaatgaacggggttttcaaaggcatacgaaacctacctgtaactgccattgttagtgctacgtattttcggatggcaactttgttcgccacacgaggtaataggtggaattcagtgttacaaacacaacaggtatatagcgatgtctgcatgaaatatatacaacaggaatctgccaagggtaacactcatcgagtgaccgagttcgaccgtcatggccacaccttcagtgtcaaagaaacaattgaccataacCAGGGGCTTCCACGACAAGagtatcgcgtcaatatcccaggtcgttggtgcgactgtggccaatttcaagcatatcgcatgccttgctccgatgtccttgcagcatgttcacacactcactttgatgcattatctttggtatcagaaatttatAAAGTATCAACGTTTCTCAACGTATACGACAActactttccggtggtagcaatggaggcatattggcctgtgtacaaGGGGaaaacagtttggcataacgatttaatgcgtcggaataaaagcggtcgaccaaacagcaggcgtattagaaccgagatggacgtaactgaaaaaatgcagaggaagtgtagtatatgtcgtgaggtaggacataataggaccaaatgtcccaatcgtggatctagttccacaacatag